In Planctomycetia bacterium, one DNA window encodes the following:
- the ispG gene encoding flavodoxin-dependent (E)-4-hydroxy-3-methylbut-2-enyl-diphosphate synthase, whose protein sequence is MNARRRTRQVRVGPVAIGGDAPVSIQSMTSTYTWEIDKTVAQIQALSRAGADIVRVAVPEAKDTEALKHILPQVPVPIVADVHFHFQRAIEAVEAGVHKIRLNPGNLQDRKQVDRVIRLCRERRVPIRVGVNEGGIVERRDKDKRAAEKARLETDYEGHLVGIMLEKLAEYLRIFDENDFHDVVISAKSIDPRIVIAAYREISRRYDYPLHLGVTHAGPKETGCIRSVAALGALLAEGIGDTVRISYASDPVFEVEDAKELLSCLGLRARVEPELIACPTCGRIEIDLITMVQDVRRRLAEIKTPVKVAVMGCVVNGPGEAEGADVAIFAGKGKGIIYVQGEQKRTVTEAEMLEALYEECVAFAARVERGEAKLSGGGVTIKPPDPLPRADGSLPLTVVATRRD, encoded by the coding sequence ATGAATGCAAGGCGGCGGACGCGACAGGTGCGGGTTGGGCCGGTGGCCATCGGCGGCGATGCGCCGGTGTCGATCCAGTCCATGACCAGCACCTACACGTGGGAGATCGACAAGACCGTTGCGCAGATTCAGGCGCTGTCCCGGGCCGGGGCCGACATCGTGCGCGTGGCCGTGCCAGAGGCGAAGGACACCGAGGCGCTGAAGCACATCCTGCCGCAGGTGCCGGTGCCGATCGTGGCCGATGTGCATTTTCACTTTCAGCGGGCGATCGAGGCCGTCGAGGCGGGCGTTCACAAAATCCGCCTCAATCCCGGAAACTTGCAGGATCGCAAGCAGGTGGATCGCGTGATCCGGCTTTGTCGCGAACGCAGGGTGCCGATCCGCGTCGGTGTGAACGAGGGCGGCATCGTCGAGCGGCGCGACAAGGACAAACGCGCGGCCGAGAAGGCGCGGCTGGAGACCGACTACGAGGGCCACCTCGTCGGCATCATGCTCGAGAAGCTCGCGGAGTATCTGCGCATCTTCGACGAGAACGATTTTCACGACGTGGTGATTTCGGCGAAATCGATTGATCCGCGGATCGTGATCGCGGCATACCGCGAGATCAGCCGGCGCTACGACTACCCGTTGCACCTGGGCGTGACGCACGCCGGGCCGAAGGAGACGGGCTGCATCCGCAGCGTGGCGGCGCTGGGGGCGCTGCTGGCCGAGGGAATCGGCGACACGGTGCGGATCAGCTACGCGAGCGATCCGGTGTTTGAAGTGGAAGACGCCAAGGAGTTGCTAAGCTGTCTCGGCCTGCGGGCGCGCGTCGAGCCGGAGCTGATCGCCTGCCCGACCTGCGGCCGAATCGAGATTGATCTCATCACGATGGTGCAGGACGTTCGCCGGCGGCTGGCGGAGATCAAGACGCCCGTCAAAGTCGCGGTGATGGGCTGCGTCGTGAACGGCCCCGGGGAGGCCGAGGGCGCCGACGTGGCGATCTTCGCCGGCAAGGGCAAGGGCATCATCTACGTGCAGGGCGAACAGAAGCGAACAGTCACCGAGGCCGAGATGCTCGAAGCGCTGTACGAGGAGTGCGTGGCGTTCGCGGCGCGCGTCGAACGCGGCGAGGCAAAGCTCTCCGGCGGCGGCGTGACGATCAAACCGCCCGACCCGCTGCCGCGGGCCGATGGGAGCTTGCCGTTGACCGTCGTAGCAACCAGGCGCGATTAG
- a CDS encoding tetratricopeptide repeat protein has product MPPRSPGPPPPAPIAETPRRASRAARWMPLLVLAVGIAAYWNSFAGVFLFDDDHAIVRNRYIKSLWPLTDAMSAPAQSSVSGRPIVALSLAVNYALGGLNPWGYHLFNLIVHLLAGLALYGVALETFRRGESSPLFVRHDGKASNSQTLEQSKRLPKHAMADTPRSSNGDARAAILAGVVSMIWLVHPLQTESITYIIQRAEAIMGLFYLATLYFAIRAMTSPRPIGWQLAAVLACALGMASKEVMATAPILVALYDRVFVSLTWREVFARRKGFYAALFGTWVILGVIVAGAPRSDSAGFGLTEMTPVTYMLMQFNAVLLYLRLSFWPATLCLDYWAPPIDSRGEALAQGAVIALLLAGTFWLLARRPRIGYWCFWVFAVLAPTSTFIPIADPIFEHRMYVPLAGLVMAAVAVCAGWLRRLPAAQAKTVGLSFAVVAILALTARTVARNRDYHDAKVMWEKVLAYRPRNPRAWANLSEVHLQRGDPAAALAACERAFEVAPHYHDAYKHLARSLVEMGRVPEAIETYRRALRDKPGDYQVLTNLGEALVRVGRHDEALDAFKRAIAANGSEPLPHFNLARTLQVLGRAAESIEPYRACLAIDPDHRDARANLASALGAIGKLDESEAQFAELLRQSPDDAAILYSRAVARARGGRRDAAMEDYRRVVALDAKHADARCNLGVLLKDAGRIDDAIAMLQAAIAIDPRHVLSHYNLGTIYATQHRYVEAIAAFDAALKVDPNHAPSRQALAATRTMMTTGQSGG; this is encoded by the coding sequence ATGCCACCGCGCTCACCCGGACCACCTCCACCCGCTCCCATCGCCGAAACACCGCGCAGGGCCTCGCGCGCCGCGCGATGGATGCCGCTGCTGGTTCTCGCCGTCGGCATCGCCGCCTATTGGAACAGCTTCGCCGGCGTGTTCCTCTTCGACGATGACCACGCCATCGTGCGAAACCGGTACATCAAATCGCTTTGGCCGCTGACCGACGCCATGTCCGCTCCCGCGCAATCGAGCGTGTCGGGCAGGCCGATCGTGGCGCTAAGCCTCGCGGTGAACTACGCGCTGGGCGGGCTGAATCCGTGGGGCTATCACCTGTTCAATCTGATCGTGCATCTGCTGGCGGGGCTGGCGCTGTATGGCGTGGCGCTTGAGACATTCCGGCGCGGCGAAAGCAGCCCGCTGTTCGTGAGGCACGACGGGAAAGCGTCGAACAGTCAAACCCTCGAACAGTCAAAACGACTGCCCAAACACGCGATGGCTGATACGCCGCGCTCGTCGAACGGCGACGCGCGGGCCGCGATTCTGGCCGGCGTTGTGTCGATGATCTGGCTTGTTCATCCGCTCCAGACCGAGAGCATCACTTACATCATCCAGCGGGCCGAGGCGATCATGGGGCTGTTTTATCTCGCCACGCTTTACTTCGCCATCCGCGCCATGACCTCTCCCCGTCCGATCGGCTGGCAGCTTGCGGCGGTTCTCGCGTGCGCATTGGGCATGGCCAGCAAGGAGGTCATGGCGACCGCGCCGATCCTCGTCGCGCTCTACGATCGCGTTTTTGTGTCTTTAACGTGGCGTGAAGTCTTCGCCCGGCGCAAGGGCTTCTATGCCGCGCTCTTCGGCACCTGGGTCATTCTCGGCGTCATCGTCGCCGGCGCGCCGCGTTCCGACTCCGCCGGATTCGGTCTGACGGAAATGACGCCCGTCACCTACATGCTGATGCAGTTCAACGCCGTGCTCCTCTACCTGCGACTGTCCTTCTGGCCCGCAACGCTCTGCCTCGACTACTGGGCGCCGCCCATCGACTCACGCGGCGAGGCCCTCGCCCAGGGCGCGGTCATCGCGCTCCTGCTCGCGGGGACTTTCTGGTTGCTGGCCCGTCGGCCGCGAATCGGCTACTGGTGCTTCTGGGTCTTTGCCGTGCTTGCGCCGACTTCCACCTTCATCCCCATCGCCGATCCGATTTTCGAGCATCGCATGTATGTGCCGCTCGCGGGGCTGGTGATGGCAGCGGTCGCGGTGTGCGCCGGTTGGCTGCGGCGATTGCCGGCGGCGCAAGCGAAAACGGTCGGCCTCTCGTTCGCCGTAGTCGCGATCCTCGCGCTCACGGCGCGGACGGTCGCGCGCAACCGTGATTATCACGATGCGAAAGTGATGTGGGAGAAGGTGTTGGCCTATCGCCCGCGCAATCCGCGCGCATGGGCCAACTTGAGTGAGGTGCATCTCCAACGTGGCGATCCGGCGGCGGCGCTGGCGGCCTGCGAACGCGCGTTTGAAGTTGCCCCGCATTATCACGATGCCTACAAACACCTGGCACGCAGCCTCGTCGAGATGGGCCGCGTCCCCGAAGCCATTGAGACCTATCGACGGGCGCTGCGCGACAAGCCCGGCGATTACCAGGTGCTGACCAACCTCGGCGAGGCGCTGGTCCGCGTCGGCCGCCACGACGAAGCCCTCGACGCGTTTAAGAGGGCCATCGCCGCGAACGGTTCCGAGCCGCTGCCTCATTTCAATCTCGCGCGCACCTTGCAGGTGCTGGGCCGCGCGGCCGAGTCCATCGAGCCGTATCGCGCCTGCCTCGCCATCGATCCGGACCATCGCGACGCGCGCGCGAATCTCGCCTCGGCGCTGGGCGCGATCGGCAAACTCGACGAGAGCGAGGCGCAGTTCGCTGAGCTGCTCCGTCAGTCGCCCGACGACGCCGCCATCCTGTACAGCCGCGCGGTCGCGCGCGCGCGCGGCGGCCGCCGCGACGCTGCGATGGAAGACTATCGCCGCGTTGTTGCGCTGGATGCGAAGCACGCGGACGCGCGGTGCAACTTGGGCGTGCTGCTGAAAGACGCCGGCCGAATCGACGACGCCATCGCGATGCTTCAAGCGGCGATCGCCATCGACCCGCGCCATGTGCTGTCGCATTACAACCTCGGCACGATCTACGCGACGCAGCATCGCTACGTCGAAGCCATCGCGGCTTTTGACGCGGCACTGAAAGTCGATCCGAACCACGCTCCAAGCCGCCAGGCACTGGCCGCCACGCGCACGATGATGACCACCGGCCAATCGGGCGGTTAG
- a CDS encoding PEP-CTERM sorting domain-containing protein → MTKSFHRALRAPFRLFVTLGLVAAMAQAAHAGMIKEDDVNIGLDVDQNKLAVIWSGEQVALGELAGPLFGYGLDEPGLISLEVPFDGLVPLPDDVEIVLEVISFDPALKGWTPGFSSTFSNPGDTWSLGLTPVHGHPFWHVDSTDAGFNPMQTEWHATFRFVDANPNGYAASDPVTVVFTPEPATLTLMAMGATCLAWRRRRVVR, encoded by the coding sequence ATGACAAAGAGTTTTCATCGCGCCTTGCGCGCGCCGTTTCGTCTGTTCGTCACGCTGGGCCTGGTGGCTGCCATGGCGCAGGCCGCCCACGCGGGGATGATCAAAGAGGATGATGTCAACATCGGGCTTGACGTGGACCAGAACAAGCTGGCCGTGATCTGGTCGGGCGAGCAAGTCGCGCTGGGAGAATTGGCGGGTCCTCTGTTCGGCTATGGTCTGGATGAGCCGGGGCTGATCTCGCTGGAGGTTCCATTCGACGGGCTCGTACCCCTGCCGGACGACGTCGAGATCGTGCTGGAAGTCATCAGCTTCGATCCCGCGCTGAAGGGCTGGACGCCGGGATTCTCATCCACGTTCAGCAATCCGGGTGACACGTGGAGCCTCGGGCTTACGCCGGTGCATGGTCACCCGTTCTGGCATGTCGATTCCACGGATGCCGGATTCAACCCGATGCAGACCGAATGGCATGCGACGTTTCGGTTTGTGGACGCCAATCCGAACGGGTACGCGGCGAGCGATCCCGTGACAGTTGTCTTTACGCCGGAACCGGCCACCTTGACGCTCATGGCGATGGGGGCGACCTGCCTTGCGTGGAGGCGGCGTCGCGTCGTGCGGTAG
- a CDS encoding type II secretion system protein, whose translation MIQPRRCHRLPRAIDRAFTLIEVLVVISLIALLVSILLPALNKARNEGMIVKCLANLRELMMATQYYWDANDDQKLVPWYQWPVHAGYNPNPISPWVFGGSKATRPGQYPNADSSLYPAEIRPLNKYIDPYARGTQLIRSFVCPGDRSNYAPIIGTNQENIEEEVVSSWEANGTSYSLNTSFMEGYGGGTGNFSINDIQPFTLRIAPYLTGGHAARFIMWGEQGFYTSCYRATPQLPNQASPLKWGWHRKFSHWSAGFADGHAMHGFYDTRLVYGLGGTIWQPDFRLPNGS comes from the coding sequence ATGATCCAGCCACGCCGCTGCCATCGCTTGCCCCGTGCGATCGACCGCGCCTTCACGCTCATCGAGGTGCTCGTCGTCATCTCGCTGATCGCCCTGCTCGTTTCAATCCTGCTGCCGGCGCTGAACAAAGCACGCAACGAGGGGATGATCGTCAAGTGCCTGGCGAACCTGCGCGAGCTGATGATGGCCACGCAGTACTACTGGGACGCCAACGACGATCAGAAACTCGTGCCGTGGTACCAATGGCCGGTCCATGCGGGCTACAACCCGAATCCAATCTCGCCGTGGGTCTTCGGCGGGTCCAAAGCGACTCGGCCCGGGCAATACCCGAATGCTGACAGCAGTCTCTATCCGGCCGAGATTCGCCCGCTGAACAAGTACATCGACCCCTACGCCCGCGGCACGCAGTTGATCCGCTCCTTCGTCTGCCCCGGCGACCGCTCCAATTACGCCCCCATCATCGGCACCAACCAGGAGAACATCGAAGAGGAAGTCGTCTCCTCCTGGGAGGCCAACGGCACGAGCTACTCGCTCAACACCAGCTTCATGGAAGGCTACGGCGGCGGAACGGGGAACTTCAGCATCAACGACATCCAACCGTTCACCCTGCGGATCGCCCCCTACCTCACGGGTGGCCACGCAGCGCGATTCATCATGTGGGGCGAGCAGGGCTTCTATACCTCCTGCTATCGCGCCACCCCGCAACTGCCCAACCAGGCCAGCCCCCTTAAATGGGGCTGGCATCGAAAGTTTTCCCACTGGTCGGCCGGCTTCGCCGACGGCCACGCCATGCACGGATTTTACGACACACGTCTCGTTTACGGCCTGGGCGGCACGATCTGGCAGCCGGATTTTCGATTGCCGAATGGGTCGTAG
- a CDS encoding DUF2817 domain-containing protein — MSTATRRFTSRCVLLAPFLLSAGCLKPNEPSPPRDGIWQSTILGRSIENRPIELLTAGNGPDVVFIMATIHGNEWAGTPIVNRLAEYIAANPAMLEGRRVLLMPVANPDGYAKKIRHNVRGVDLNRNFPADNYQTSDRHGNSALSEPESRVLHELLLKHRPARIVSIHQPLVCIDYDGPAEALARAMGRYSELPVKKLGGRPGSLGSFAGESLGIPIITLELPPNEERLSPDALWTRHGRMMVAAITFPQSPPGE, encoded by the coding sequence TTGAGCACAGCCACCCGCCGTTTCACATCCCGTTGCGTTCTGCTCGCTCCGTTCCTGTTGTCGGCAGGGTGCCTCAAGCCGAACGAGCCGTCGCCGCCACGTGACGGAATCTGGCAAAGCACGATCCTCGGTCGCTCGATCGAGAACCGACCGATTGAATTGCTCACCGCGGGCAACGGGCCGGATGTCGTGTTCATCATGGCGACGATTCACGGCAACGAATGGGCTGGTACCCCGATCGTCAACCGCCTCGCGGAGTACATCGCCGCAAACCCCGCGATGCTCGAAGGTCGCCGCGTGCTGCTGATGCCCGTGGCCAACCCCGACGGTTACGCGAAAAAGATTCGTCACAACGTGCGCGGCGTCGATTTGAATCGAAACTTCCCGGCCGACAACTACCAGACGTCGGACCGGCACGGCAACTCGGCGCTTTCCGAACCGGAAAGTCGCGTATTGCACGAATTGCTCCTCAAGCATCGCCCGGCGCGGATCGTGAGCATCCATCAGCCGCTGGTGTGCATCGACTACGACGGCCCGGCCGAGGCCCTGGCCCGGGCGATGGGTCGGTACAGCGAACTGCCGGTGAAGAAGCTGGGGGGCCGGCCCGGATCGCTGGGGTCGTTTGCCGGGGAGTCGCTGGGGATCCCCATCATCACGCTGGAGCTACCTCCAAACGAGGAACGGCTCTCCCCGGATGCTCTCTGGACCCGCCACGGTCGGATGATGGTCGCGGCAATCACGTTTCCGCAATCGCCGCCCGGTGAGTAG
- a CDS encoding TIGR00725 family protein: MAGANRTRRRQVALIGPSEPDETTLALAEQVGTLIARLGLVLVTGGRDGIMEAASRGCAASGGTVVAVVPGTSMDEANNFAHIVIPTGLGWARNVITGIAGDVIVCMGGAAGTLSEIAFAWMYGRPVLALSSTGGWAGELAGRAIDHRRKDTIVDCPTLAELERKLRELVR, encoded by the coding sequence ATGGCGGGAGCGAATCGCACGCGCCGGCGACAGGTGGCGCTGATCGGCCCGAGCGAGCCGGACGAGACGACGCTGGCCCTGGCCGAGCAGGTCGGGACGTTGATCGCGCGGCTGGGGCTGGTGCTGGTGACGGGCGGGCGGGACGGCATCATGGAGGCGGCCTCGCGCGGGTGCGCCGCGTCGGGCGGCACGGTCGTGGCCGTCGTGCCGGGCACGAGCATGGACGAGGCGAACAATTTCGCGCACATCGTGATCCCGACGGGGCTGGGCTGGGCGCGAAACGTCATCACCGGTATCGCGGGCGACGTGATTGTGTGCATGGGCGGCGCGGCCGGCACCTTGAGCGAAATCGCGTTCGCGTGGATGTATGGCCGGCCGGTGCTGGCGCTGTCGTCAACCGGCGGCTGGGCCGGTGAACTGGCGGGCCGGGCGATCGATCACCGGAGGAAAGATACGATTGTCGATTGCCCGACGCTGGCGGAGCTGGAGCGGAAATTGAGGGAACTCGTCCGATAG
- a CDS encoding rhodanese-like domain-containing protein, producing the protein MQKVTRIVGLCLVATIGLTGCAAQDGPPITEVKSAAALQEQMAAGVMVIHALDAEHYAKGHVPGAINIDYEKMTPEMLPAEKNKPMVFYCAGGMCPVGRMAANKARSWGYTNVSVYEGGIKDWRAAGMNVEYGSEPRP; encoded by the coding sequence ATGCAGAAGGTGACTCGCATTGTCGGATTGTGCCTGGTCGCAACCATCGGGTTGACGGGCTGTGCGGCGCAGGACGGCCCGCCCATCACGGAAGTGAAATCGGCCGCAGCCTTGCAGGAGCAAATGGCCGCCGGCGTGATGGTCATTCACGCTCTGGACGCCGAGCATTACGCGAAGGGCCACGTCCCCGGCGCGATCAACATCGACTATGAAAAAATGACGCCGGAAATGCTCCCCGCCGAAAAGAACAAGCCGATGGTGTTCTACTGCGCCGGCGGCATGTGCCCAGTCGGCCGCATGGCCGCGAACAAGGCGCGGTCGTGGGGTTATACGAACGTCTCGGTTTACGAAGGCGGCATCAAAGACTGGCGCGCCGCAGGGATGAACGTGGAATACGGTTCCGAGCCACGACCGTAA
- a CDS encoding prepilin-type N-terminal cleavage/methylation domain-containing protein — protein MKQRAFTLIELLVSISIIALLISILLPAMNKSRQISRSTACLANLHSLGQAVQMYADNNDGRLPAVGFAHGGSVDEANAWINTVSQEIGSEKVCRCPADESPYWIKHLPGTTQLRRLSYATNYYTVGTLEGREEFNNATRITRPSTTIFWAELAETGDFAVADHVHPETWFANPLPLASREVQIKRHQTRANYGFVDGHAEPERFEETYAIDLLHSSFPNLSWIHNKYDPKIAW, from the coding sequence ATGAAGCAACGTGCCTTCACGTTGATCGAGCTGCTGGTTTCGATCTCGATCATCGCGCTGTTGATCAGCATCCTCCTGCCCGCGATGAACAAGTCGCGGCAGATCAGTCGTTCGACCGCCTGTCTGGCAAATCTGCACAGCCTCGGTCAGGCCGTGCAGATGTACGCCGACAACAACGACGGGCGGTTGCCGGCCGTCGGGTTTGCCCACGGCGGCAGCGTCGACGAGGCCAATGCGTGGATCAACACGGTGTCGCAGGAGATCGGTTCGGAGAAGGTCTGCCGCTGCCCTGCGGATGAAAGCCCGTACTGGATCAAACACCTTCCGGGGACGACCCAGTTGCGGCGATTGAGTTACGCGACCAATTACTACACCGTCGGAACGCTGGAGGGGCGTGAGGAGTTCAACAACGCCACGCGCATCACCCGGCCGTCGACCACGATCTTCTGGGCTGAACTGGCGGAGACGGGCGATTTCGCCGTCGCCGATCACGTTCACCCGGAGACGTGGTTCGCCAATCCGCTGCCGCTGGCGTCGCGCGAGGTGCAGATCAAGCGGCACCAGACGCGCGCCAACTACGGATTTGTGGACGGCCATGCCGAGCCGGAGCGGTTCGAGGAGACGTACGCCATCGACCTGCTCCACAGCTCATTTCCAAACCTCTCGTGGATTCATAACAAGTACGACCCGAAAATCGCCTGGTAG
- a CDS encoding aminopeptidase P family protein — protein MYAERMKRLAVAMKNANLDAVFVSNQKNIQYLTGIRAMMAGNVQPFGDPEGFAVIRNGRCEVLCDGRYFAEVDAHDGVSARLLNAPVSAQEIATRLRESLGGAAKRIGYESDALTYADARDLMALTPELAWEPAEKVVTSLRHCKGADEIALLRKAQKITSDCFEHICGWIRVGMSERDVAFEIDSYLRKHSEGSSFNPIVAFGETGCHPHYTPSPTRKLKSGQMVLLDFGAIHNGYCGDLTRMLVMGKANKRHHEVYDLVLAAQQKCLDGIRAGMKCHDADALCRDFFRTMGCDEAFKHGTGHGVGLAIHEPPTLKRTVETILQPGMVVTVEPGLYYEDWGGVRIEDMIVITEKGHTNLTTCPKKLREIGARAVSSAKVRSATKRFGKKRAVGKARRATSRGKK, from the coding sequence ATGTACGCGGAGCGAATGAAACGCCTTGCCGTGGCGATGAAGAACGCGAATCTCGATGCGGTCTTCGTCTCCAACCAGAAAAACATCCAATACCTTACGGGCATCCGCGCCATGATGGCCGGCAACGTGCAGCCCTTCGGGGATCCGGAGGGCTTCGCGGTGATCCGCAACGGCCGGTGCGAGGTGCTCTGCGACGGGCGGTACTTTGCCGAGGTGGACGCGCACGACGGCGTGTCGGCGCGGCTGCTGAACGCGCCGGTCAGCGCACAGGAAATCGCCACGCGGCTGCGCGAGTCGCTGGGCGGTGCGGCAAAGCGCATCGGGTACGAGAGCGACGCCCTGACCTACGCCGACGCGCGCGACCTCATGGCCCTGACGCCGGAACTGGCGTGGGAGCCGGCCGAGAAAGTCGTGACGAGCCTGCGGCACTGCAAGGGCGCGGATGAAATCGCGCTGCTTCGCAAGGCACAGAAGATCACCTCGGATTGCTTCGAGCACATCTGCGGCTGGATCCGCGTCGGCATGAGCGAGCGCGACGTGGCGTTTGAGATCGACAGCTACCTCCGCAAACACAGCGAAGGCAGTTCGTTCAACCCCATCGTCGCGTTCGGCGAAACCGGCTGCCACCCGCATTACACGCCCTCGCCCACGCGAAAGCTCAAGAGCGGCCAGATGGTGCTGCTGGATTTCGGCGCGATTCACAACGGCTATTGCGGCGATCTGACGCGCATGCTCGTCATGGGCAAAGCAAACAAGCGGCACCACGAGGTGTACGATCTCGTACTGGCAGCGCAGCAGAAATGCCTCGATGGCATCCGCGCGGGGATGAAGTGCCACGATGCCGACGCGCTGTGCCGCGATTTCTTCCGCACGATGGGCTGCGACGAGGCCTTCAAACACGGCACCGGCCACGGCGTGGGACTGGCGATCCACGAGCCGCCGACGCTGAAGCGCACCGTCGAAACCATTCTCCAGCCGGGCATGGTCGTGACGGTTGAGCCGGGGCTGTATTACGAAGATTGGGGCGGCGTGCGCATCGAGGACATGATCGTCATCACCGAAAAGGGCCACACGAATCTGACGACCTGCCCGAAGAAGCTGCGCGAGATCGGCGCGCGGGCAGTGAGCAGCGCGAAGGTTCGCAGCGCGACGAAGCGCTTCGGAAAGAAGCGAGCCGTCGGTAAGGCAAGGCGCGCCACGTCGCGCGGAAAGAAGTAA